From Sparus aurata chromosome 9, fSpaAur1.1, whole genome shotgun sequence, a single genomic window includes:
- the lrrc3 gene encoding leucine-rich repeat-containing protein 3, whose product MQDISGPDMPRKTPIFDRFALIWGLLFGLLMTNTPVMACPTSCHCIEKSGMTVVQCMSRNLEKIPSDLPRDTVVLLLASNHITHVPNHAFKELHYLQELDLSNNDIETVDVGAFQGVSDSLLVLDLSNNRIQSVPKEAFARLRAKISLSNNPWHCECTLQEVLRELRLDPETVNEVICHTAVQEEYAGKPVIQVLDSGINFCNFHHKTTDVAMFVTMFGWFTMVIAYVIFYVRHNQEDARRHLEYLKSLPSSSQISKDFDTISTVL is encoded by the coding sequence ATGCAGGACATATCTGGGCCTGATATGCCCAGGAAAACCCCCATCTTTGATCGCTTTGCCCTCATATGGGGCTTGCTCTTTGGATTACTCATGACAAATACACCAGTGATGGCTTGTCCGACGAGTTGTCACTGTATCGAGAAGAGTGGCATGACCGTGGTCCAATGTATGTCTCGCAACTTGGAGAAGATCCCGTCGGACCTTCCAAGAGATACCGTCGTCCTGCTTTTGGCATCCAACCACATCACCCACGTCCCCAACCACGCCTTCAAAGAGCTGCACTACCTTCAGGAGCTGGACCTGTCAAACAACGACATTGAAACCGTGGACGTAGGTGCGTTTCAAGGTGTTTCCGACAGCCTCCTCGTCCTGGATCTATCAAACAATCGCATCCAAAGTGTCCCCAAAGAGGCGTTCGCCCGGCTCCGGGCAAAAATCAGCCTCTCAAACAACCCGTGGCACTGTGAGTGTACGCTGCAGGAGGTCCTGAGGGAGCTGCGCCTCGACCCCGAGACGGTGAACGAAGTGATCTGCCACACGGCGGTGCAGGAGGAGTACGCAGGCAAACCGGTAATCCAGGTGCTGGACTCAGGGATCAACTTCTGCAACTTTCACCACAAGACCACCGATGTAGCCATGTTCGTCACCATGTTCGGTTGGTTCACCATGGTGATCGCGTACGTCATCTTCTATGTGAGACACAATCAGGAGGATGCAAGGAGGCACCTGGAGTACCTCAAGTCACTGCCCAGCAGCTCTCAGATCAGCAAGGACTTCGACACCATCAGCACTGTTCTCTAG